CTTCTTGTTGGATAATCCTCGTTATCATtcctctaaccggttagtgttttgattatgttttcgTGTTGAATGTTGTTAGTGGTCCATGTTTTGTGATAAACGATTAGGGTTACTTGTATGAGGAACAATATGATACGATGTGATGATGCTCTTATGAACcggatgtgtgtgtgtgtgattacaTGATGAAATACGATCGAACCAATAGGTTAGGGATTGATTGTTGTCTACCGAATCAAATAAATGTTCCTGTGACCGAATGATAATGTAATCGGCTTGTATGTATGTTTTGGAGCATGTTTATGTTAATCATTGATCGGCTTTGAGGCTGTTACGTTATAGGGATGGATCTGATTGATTGTTGATGGGAAAGATATTGTTATGCAAGCTTGttcatgattagggttcatacatTTTAGATGTTACAAATCTTGTTTTGATCGgatatggattggtttgaaaacaGTTAATTGATTTGTAAATTGGTAACCGATTAACTGATGATTGATGTGTTAATTGATAACAAAATTGGAAACCTTGTAATTGATTTCAAGATAATAgttgtgtaactgatttccataacaTCTGAATAATAAAACTGGTCGCACAACTTAttctcggtcgcacaagatcaggtcatacaagacctgatctgatcgcacaagccaGTCAAATCGCACAAGTGTTAGgttgttaactgttgggccgtGCATGTCATGCTGGACTGGGCCAGCTTAAATCGCACAACccagcccagtcgcacaaggtgtCCCGATCGTACAAGATTAACTGGACCGCACAAGATTGttatttgttattgttgttggGCCGGGCTAGTTCTAGTCGCATAAGAGTTCCATGCTTAAATTAATTGGGCTGCTGTTATACTGGGCCGACTATCCTTGGGCTTAGACTTTcagtcgcacaacccaactcTGAGCCGCACAAGTTAACCGTTGGTTTGTTTGATGGGCCGTTTGCTTGCTGAACTACTTATGCTATTGGGCTAATAATATGCTGGGCCGGTTcatattggatcgcacaacatgttgtggatcgcacaacatgttgggctggGAACTTGGGCTTATTAAATCGTACGAGTTTGGACATGTTATGGCTGTTAACTTGTATTGCCTAActgttaagtgttgccatgatctatacgtgtttgtaacgtgttaactctgtgtaactgtacgtgcaatacttgaatacaaacctgacctgtatgataaacctgctaggacgtggttgatcacattgtagcttaactgaaccttttcgtgtatcataccgagcaatcccaggtgagttcattgcattttctcaagcacgcgtcccggtggtttgggacaactggtaaacatttggaagggaacccttgggtaaacaacttaatcggttttgggtattgaacatgggatctattatcggattgcctggagggcaatgggggtaattagttgatagcgctattaggtgggaaacctcacaccgggccgtaaggacgggggtgaactaattatctgggtttcactatcgttgttaagaggcacactcctcggttacgtaagggcgttttccctagggtaactagcgtgaacaacatagtgggttgctaagaggcacactcctcggttacgtaagggcatagtccctagggtaactaacttgagcaacatcgtaacacaacattgaatcgcattaacatatatctggtaacacaacacgtaagcaacactttgaactcaccagcgtagtctgacacacttgtttgcatgcttgtaggtcgttaaccttggaacatggacttgctatctgggagtgctggagtggtcatggatcgagactcttggattcacttataaacaatacattgatttgattattattatgaaacgattgctaaacgattacatgcttccgctacacaacttttgagaattgatatcatgttgacatcttatttggtaattaatgtcatgacttatctaaatatttatcattggttcaatgtgattggtggctcgaactctgatgcgtaacacgcctcgcggggtttccgcaggtggaattttgggggtgttacagttggtatcagagccactggttatagtgaactaggttttaaaacgtttttgtaaaaccagactataaccgaacaccttcgaaaatcgatcatgacactcagctccagattgcaaggttcgtctttcgtatactcattgtactacgtaactagtggacacttacatatgatattgcatgctggtgcacgttaaacacgatagtatgaacttacgtatccctAGCACAtgttatatgactgatagggtggtatttccctaaacattcgtgacttatgttatgtgatgctctttgtttgctattcgagttgggggaaccattcgacatgagttaggaggagctgagatgagcatgcaaatcacaatattattgtgggtgcacagataataataatgtggggtgcatgcgagtcccagtgaggcttaacaagtaaaggaggggttccgctctggtaattgatcagtgtgaaacgtaacaaactaataggagtcataacagtgatcgtctcctactcGAATGTGACTTTCTCACCTCTCTCTGAATCCTTTTGAATCTCAATGCTAACGAGTATTACTTGAACGTCCCTTTGAACGTCTAGCGAACtaagtagaatgctaggtgcttgcacgaacgtccctgagtggatgttgcagcgtccatgattggtttataccccttttctttccccctcactcccctttgttgttggaactcaATATACACACATCTCAGACCCTGAAGGGCGGTCACACCTGCAACACTTTGGAAACCTACCGTGTTTTACCCAGTCAACTTGTAAGAACGATGGGTATAAGGGTAAGTTTAGTACCcaaccgacttcagcatttgaacgactccAATTATTGACAATGAATATCAACGATTTGACCCCAAACGAATCCTTAATTCTAGTCAGCAACTTATGGGAGCCGACTTTTATGAATCAATCGAAACGTAAACGATGACAATCGACCAGGATGTGGGCTGTGTAACTTCCAACACAACGAGTAGCACCCCGGAACTTAGCACGAAatatgaagagatggacatcgttggtgaaggatcgtagagtcctgtttcgagcaacaacattagaagcaacaactatcgtgacatcaaggtacttgtaatagtagcttacagtatggaaatgaaggtgcctacggcatgtaatggcagttgataattcaagacgacaacaaccaagggagctATGACAGTATGGTAGAATTCCGtgtgattgtaacaataacaccggcagtggtgctcgcgaaaggatatttaggattgacgtgggcgacgacaggacaataacaacatggtagTTTGGATGGATAACAAATCGCATCGGCTCGAttccgtttaaccctgatgcttcttgaaaccaaacctgttatgaaaccggctgatggcaggtcagcggaaaccgcatatgttagttgggatgcaaactcgatatTGCAGGGGACAGACATTCGACACCGGTGTTACCTCTGCTATCCTTGGTAGTTACGGCGCAATAGTTAGTGTTGGTGGGTTATTAGGACATACCGCCCGGacgtaccctgtgagaagaaatcTAGCGTCACTATATGCTCTAAAGTACCAGAGTGGTGAGAAGATCAGCATCATGTCAGTAATGACAGCCTCGAAAGCGCCTATGGAAGGAGAACCTCACCGTATTAGCAACTATACCTAATGATCAGACTAAGTAAGATAGGATCGAGGACCCACCGATTATTGTGACTCATCTCAAGGTGCAATTGGAGGAGCTTTCAGGTCTACTaccacaactattagtcagaaactcaGTGATCTCACGATTAGAGGGAGCTCCGAATACTCATACTCTTACCGCCTTACACCAGAAGGGTTGCAAGAACCGTGTAATCTACTACGAGAATTGTTGCATAAGAGTTTGTTGGACCTAATTCTCACATTGGGAAgcccagttatatccgtgaagataagcctttttgtgTGTACGTACCAATTATTGAGCACCATCGAGACGACAGTTGAGAACCGTTTGCCGCGGCCATGTATCGAAAACCGATCGACTAGTTACAAGAGACGAGCTTTCATTCAAGGATTAACTTACGAGCGcattattatcagatggaaacCCAAGGGGAGAAAGTTCTTAAAGAAGCTTACCAGACGCAATTCGGCCATACAACTTTGCACTCCAAGACCTTTAGAGCGATCATCACACCAGCAGACTCATAGATCATGTGAACCGACCGTGCTAGTGGGCGACATTTTGAACCATTCTCGGGGGGAAAGCAACAACATGGACAACTTTTTATCCTATTTGGGAGGTCCTGATGGAGGAGCCACATCACGCGAAGTCTTGATAAATGTAGCTTCTGAATTCGAGAGGTACCGTTTGGGTAATGTAATCAACAAAGTGGGAATGCACGTgaatctcgctaagacccgtattctttggaaactgatcgacactaAAAGTCCTTCGAGGATACAACGATCTCTTGATTCCGCTTGATTTATCACAGGAATTTCGAAGGTCGCATAGCTTAGATCCCTTTAGCACAGCGGGGTGCCGTGTTCGCGAAAGACAAGATATGAGGACGTctcttcagctttcgaatcctaaTTCAGTAAGGTACTGAGCCTCATTTTCACCCAAGGGCATGGGTAATACAGTGGTATATCATTATGttttgaatcagagtcccagttacacgtcgacgcaacacgagagagtaaCGACTTACGTACTGAAATTACAAAGAAGAACTGCATGACACACAACtggtggtggaaaccgtggtctttggagttacacggaggcattacttggacggtaccaaatgcgttacttagaccgatcacgagggccttccgtgtactctggtttcgaaagagctaaatcagtaaGTGGCATCGTTGAATGGCACTTCTGGGTGGATTACGATTGTGGAACCTGAACGTGTATGGACTTTGCAGCTCGCCATCGACTCTAACCCACCTGACCCAACTCGTTCTGTACAAACTAGGGAACTAACgggagagaattttcaagttgagtccatgcggggcatggaagagCAACCTTGGTGAAACGAACGATATTCATTAACTCATAGAACGACTATAAATCTCATGTCACAGCAACAGTAGGGAAGTTGTGGTTAGCAAAACACACCGGCTTCGAAAATTCTATTCAACGGGATTTTTAAAGAAAGATGTTTGGACATGTAAATCTTGTACTGATGATTGGGCATGAAAACCCGTCTAACAATGTATGGGTATGACTTTTGACTTTGGGAAAAGTCAAGGCGAAGTATAAGAAACTGGCAACACCTATGTGGAAGATGGGAGCAGACTGCTATGAATGCTGCCACTAGTCTAtttacaactcgaaatggaaacacaaacagtaacaatcgttgatcgctgaatgtgaccagcacacctccttgcagtcaagggaactgatgagtcttctcagcttgtgaaaatttctctggaagtgacggattataggcatgaggtgccaactcctattacctATTGGGCTGTACCTAATTCAAGGCGGGCATGGCGCACACCTTTAACTCACGTCTTTACATGAACATTGCTTATTACTGTAGGACAATCGAACAAAGTGACGAACCATCTGAGCACACGAAGGTATGTTGTAAGTATGTGCATAACTGACTTTAGTAAACatttgggaaggacacttatctcggggagaagctctaatgcagctgcaccatgatagtatgcatacagcccatgctgaggcataacctggacagtaactctaatctccttgttggactaatgtagttgacaacgtaatcgcaggtccaggacttgagctcaaaactctcgaacattgcttagatcggaaattgtttgatggcagcGCATGAGCGCTAGGAAAACTGAATAGCTTAGGAAACGCTGGGAGTTTGTTGTAGGCAaacgtgtcataatcgaaagcATCACCCTGGGGGGGGGGGTGCGGTATGCTATAGAAAACATGGCAAACTTACTTTACGACGAGTGAGACATTCGGATTACTGGAACAAACGGTGACTTGGCTCACAAACTCaggctaattgatgaaacgggataactatcgtaatggtatgtatgccttaggtttaaggcagtggttgcccgatgaaaccctggtgatacccttaccggaatttgaggtcatcggatcagttgtatatatcaggaaatctatcgaaagcatgggctaagaagtcaaggttcgctagcatgagtcatatgacaatcgtgagggcttgttaaacttcaatacgtggattgaagttcacataggaacggaaggatatgttaaaacttcaatgttctcaattgttcaagggattgaaccaactcttgatatcactggtgaatttcgggacgaaatttccttcaagttggggaggatgtgacaccccaggaaaaccagcaaacgatataacttacctagctttaacttatctagctttctcagtgagtgcgtaccaaatttcgggacgaaatttctttttagttggggatactgtgacaactcgtaattccgaacctatctttgtgtaacaTTCGTGAACACGACACGGCTTTAtgaacttgactgattactttatGAACTTGACTGACTATGTGAATATTATGATCGttgaatacatgatatgttgtTATGTGGATGTGtgctatgtatgtatgtatgtatgtatgtatgtatgtatgttaatcgagCCCCAACCAGAGCCGCACAACTCCctctcgatcgcacaagcccacttcGGGCCTTACTTTTGTACACGAACTAAGGGCGGCCCATTTAGGGGTCCGGCCAACTCCTCTTAAACGTGTAAACACCTAAGGTTGGGGTTGGtgctctcatttgttacaatcacctcacacacacaagaaaccctaatctttacttctctctctctctctcacgaacccgacggcaacacTCGTTCCAATCACCCGAAGATCATTGTGCTCGGATTACCTTCTTGTTGGATAATCCTTGTTATCATtcctctaaccggttagtgttttgattatgttttcgTGTTGAATGTTGTTAGTGGTCCATGTTTTGTGATAAACGATTAGGGTTACTTGTATGAGGAACAATATGATACTATGTGATGATGCTCTTATGAACcggatgtgtgtgtgtgtgattacaTGATGAAATACGATCGAACCAATAGGTTAGGGATTGATTGTTGTCCACCGAATCAAATAAATGTTCCTGTGACCGAATGATAATGTAATCGGCTTGTATGTATGTTTTGGAGCATGTTTATGTTAATCATTGATCGGCTTTGAGGCTGTTACGTTATAGGGATGGATCTGATTGATTGTTGATGGGAAAGATATTGTTATGCAAGCTTGttcatgattagggttcatacatTTTAGATGTTACAAATCTTGTTTTGATCGgatatggattggtttgaaaacaGTTAATTGATTTGTAAATTGGTAACCGATTAACTGATGATTGATGTGTTAATTGATAACAAAATTGGAAACCTTGAAATTGATTTCAAGATAATAgttgtgtaactgatttccataacaTCCGAATAATAAAACTGGTCGCACAACTTAttctcggtcgcacaagatcaggtcatacaagacctgatctgatcgcacaagccaGTCAAATCGCACAAGTGTTAGgttgttaactgttgggccgtGCATGTCATGCTGGACTGGGCCAGCTTAAATCGCACAACccagcccagtcgcacaaggtgtCCCGATCGTACAAGATTAACTGGACCGCACAAGATTGttatttgttattgttgttggGCCGGGCTAGTTCTAGTCGCACAAGAGTTCCATGGTTAAATTAATTGGGCTGCTGTTATACTGGGCCGACTATCCTTGGGCTTAGACTTTcagtcgcacaacccaactcTGAGCCGCACAAGTTAACCGTTGGTTTGTTTGATGGGCCGTTTGCTTGCTGAACTACTTATGCTATTGGGCTAATAATATGCTGGGCCGGTTcatattggatcgcacaacatgttgtggatcgcacaacatgttgggccgggaaCTTGGGCTTATTAAATCGTACGAGTTTGGACATGTTATGGCTGTTAACTTGTATTGCCTAActgttaagtgttgccatgatctatacgtgtttgtaacgtgttaactctgtgtaactgtacgtgcaatacttgaatacaaacctgacctgtatgataaacctgctaggacgtggttgatcacattgtagcttaactgaaccttttcgtgtatcataccgagcaatcccaggtgagttcattgcattttctcaagcatgcgtcccggtggtttgggacaactggtaaacatttggaagggaacccttgggtaaacaacttaatcggttttgggtattgaacatgggatctattatcggattgcctggagggaaatgggggtaattagttgatagcgctattaggtgggaaacctcacaccgggccgtaaggacgggggtgaactaattatctgggtttcactatggttgttaagaggcacactcctcggttacgtaagggcgttttccctagggtaactagcgtgaacaacatagtgggttgctaagaggcacactcctcggttacgtaagggcgtagtccctagggtaactaacatgagcaacatcgtaacacaacattgaatcgcattaacatatatctggtaacacaacacgtaagcaacactttgaactcaccagcgtagtctgacacacttgtttgcatgcttgtaggtcgttaaccttggaacatggacttgctatctgggagtgctggagtggtcatggatcgagactcttggattcacttataaacaatacattgatttgattattattatgaaacgattgctaaacgattacatgcttccgctacacaacttttgagaattgatatcatgttgacatcttatttggtaattaatgtcatgacttatctaaatatttatcattggttcaatgtgattggtggctcgaactctgatgcgtaacacgcctcgcggggtttccgcaggtggaattttgggggtgttacacttCTTGTCAAACTTATTCATCCTCTTCGCTTCTTCGGTTAGACTAACCGAAATCGTGATGTCTTCAGTGACCGTGGTAGGATGTGAAGACGTGACCATACTCCGgatctggggtgccaatccccaaatataCCTCTCAACTCATTTAAATTCTGGAGTTACCATATATGGAACTACTCGTGAAATGTCATGGAATCGTTGTGTATACCCGTAAATATCTGGTCCGTCCATTGTTAGATTCCAAAAATCCGTCTCTAACATTTGTAACTCCGCCCTCGAACAGTATTTCTCCCTCATCATCTCCTTCAGTCTGTCCCACGTAATGGCATACGCGGCTGTATCTCCCAAAATTTgtacttgtagattccaccaagATAAAGCTTCAGCCATGAACAtatgacgggtggtccgtaggacaacccttaaaaggcttaatACAACGCATATTCTAcactttattcggttaattgcttgaactaGATAACCACTTTATGTTGGACTGTGAAGGTGTTAAAGCTACCAAGATGAAGATTTTAGGAGGCATGAAGGAATGTTAGAAGTTATTGGAATCCAAGAGGGAAGGAATGAAGAGTTAGTGAAGaattgaaaaagaaaacaaagttcagcaccgtaagctacgccaccaggccgtagcttacggtcctCATTCCATGCAAAAAGTTCCCGCCGTAAGACAGGAAGGATGCGCCGTAAAAGAACATTGATcgccgtaagttacggtgatccggcgtagcttacggcgataTGCTGATTGTTGGGACACACtgaccgccgtaagctacggtgatcTGGCGTTACTTACGGCGCCGACTGGGTTCAAGTTGTAACTTCTGCATTGAATGACCTTTTTATGGAGCATTATGAAGTTCAATCATGGTTTTTTCGGTTACTACTTGGAGGAAACGAATTGAAGGCTATATTTAGGGACTTGGAGCAAAGAAAACATCATCTAATCATCTTTCTAACTATCTTTCACTTAAAAACTCTATCTATTTTCTTGTTGGTGAAACTTGTGAACAATATTTCCTTTCCACTTTGTTATGATGTtagttaaagccatgagtggctaaatacttggatgattatcttgtgttgaaggtttgtggtagacttttgtgtttttatttatatttctagaataacaattcctttttatttgaattgattgttatgatGCATAATTGGTTGTTAGTAATTTGTTGATTCTTATGattgaactaattagaaaccatacgttcttggtgccgttggcaatcgagatatcatgggtatagttaggtttgggtaagggttgattgatcatcgggtgacaacctcacgttctaggaatctgagtacttagtcccctttcatcactgcaattggttatacatgaactatgtctatgtagttctttctagtgaatgctaacacaaaagttgaaacaaaccggaaactcaagatagtcatttgtctctaaaattgtttacaaactcaattctcattttgcaaattaattagtattcttagtttttaaaaccaaTCAAATCAAACCAACTTTTGAATTTTACTTTTCTTGCAGttagtctaatttagttaatctaGATAGATtctcaaataacacattttccacaaactccctgtgttcgatacccacttaccgctatctatatagttgttattgggattaaatttgcgtgaccacgacatcacgtcaacaTACCCGAGACATATAACACAGTCTGATTAGGGGTACAGTTGCTCATGCGAATGACGAAATCCATTTTCTCCGTCCAACGGACGAAAGCTACGGGACCATCCGTGCCATCAAAATTCAAGGGTTTGCAATCAAGGAATTGTTTATACGTGCATCCTGAAATTTTTGGTTCTCAAATtgtcaaaaatatatattttgcaATAAATATTAATGAGAATTCTTTTGAAAGGTTAAGAGTAACCAACCGTTAGCAGGATTTTGGGCTACTGGTGGAGGTTGAACTCTCGGCCCATCACTTCGAGTACCTCGGTTTGCCTCGTGCTGTGCAATCGCATCCGCGGTGCGTTGGTTTAGTAAGGCATCAAGCTCAGCTTGAGTCGTGGGTAAAGGATTTTGAACGTCACGTAAATTCCTCCTTCTCGGCGCCATGAATCTTCATATGAAAATCAATAGAAGAATTTTAGACCagtatttaaaataaatattgtCGTTCATGGGCTCAAAAATAGAATGTAACACATCACCACAACACATACATACATCAAAATGAGATAAATCGATCATATCTCGCACAAAAACATCCATACAAAAATCATCACCAACATAAAAACAAATCCAATAATAACAGAACATAAAAGAAGAAATaccacatacatatatatagatgTCAACTTGTTACAAAATGTTTGCGAAGAAACGAAATATAGTTAGGAGTTACATTACTCCAAAATTCATGTCATAAACAAAATACAACTACGAAATAGATTTTTCTTCACATggttcttcatcttcttcaggtTGATTTTATATATATCTTCAAAAGTCTCTTCTAATAGTCTTCTATCCTACTAAGAGACCTACCTCCTAATGCGACCACATACCAAAACTAGAGTGGGGGTGGGCGTGGGGGTGTAGATGCATCAATGACCCCTCGGACATAGGCCATATCCTCCTCTAAAGCGCTAACGTGCCCCTCAATAGACGGAGGTAGGGCATGGTGTGAAGGAAACAACGGTGCTGGTGGAGATGGTCGTGGAGGTGACGATGGTAacggtggtggtggaggaggggATGATGTCGGTAGTGGTGGCAAAGGGGATGAAGATGGTGCGGCACTCGCAGGTGCTCCAGAAGCAGACTGTTGAGCACTAAGCTCATGAAGGTGACGAAAAACGATGCCGAGCTGAATCTCGACAAATGTGAGTCTGAACTCAGTAGTGGACAGAGGCATGTGACTCGGATAGTATGGGTCATGGGGACTCATGCCCAGCGGAGGATATGCATGAAGATCTGCAAAGTATGGAGACGGTTATGTGATAGTGCTGTGCATGGAAGTATGGAAATGATATGAATCTCCAAACAAAGGAACTGAAGTATGCGAAGGATACCCCGCCATAGGGTAACTAGGAGCAGTGTGGGACGGCCCGGCAGCATACGGGTCGAAATAAGAACTGACTGTGGATGTGACAGGAGTAGCAAAAGATCCAAACGACGGATAAGGAGGTAAATGCTCATCTGGCATAGTCGCACCACTCAGTGAGTAGTGAGCAGGTTAAGTAACATGAGGGATGATCGGATGGATATCTAGGAATGCAGTGGGCAAAACAGGATCATCCTGGAATGGCAACGCCTCCGAAGGTGGAGGTAACACTGTGTCAGGGGAGTGAAGTGGAGATGGAGTCAAAGGTGTAGCAGGGGATGAAGATGCAATGTCAATGGTGGTAGCATCAGGATGAGCAACCTCAAGAACAGCAATATCAAAATCAATACCGATGCCTAGGGCATCATGAAGGTGCTCGACCTGAACAACGGGGATGACCATATCCTCAGCATCGTCATCTAACATAGGATCAACAACAGGAGGGACGTCATCGCCGCCCTCGGGGCCTACAACATCGAGTGGAATCATAAGAAACACAACAACATGCTCACCCTCGGGGTGGCCAAATATGATCATGTCATGAAAGTGGGGGATAGCAAGCACGTCATCCACCGGTGGAATGTCGGCTGGATCGGGATCAGGAAGGGCGAATGGCTGGAAATCAATGTCCATCCACTGTCATCAGAAACCTCGTCATCGGAAACGAGTATAACAGGTGGGGCAGGATCGTCTAACGGTATGTAGTCGGCATCAGAGGCGTGACTCGCTGAATCTGTGTCTGAACTGGATGACATGGTCCTGGCAAAACAATCCGTACAACGTACACATGTGAACAACTTATAAATAATAGATTTTTGGGcatttgttcttttgttttcATCGTTGTTTATATCGTTTATTGTTTTCAAGTTCGACTTATTGTTATCGTGTCTAAACCTCATAGACTGGTACCAAATAAACTAATCTTTGGTATTAATGTTTCGAACTATCGTTTAATACTACTACATAGTATCCTTGCATTATCGTTTTGTATTAGTGGACGCTTTGTAAAAATATAATGTAGAACGCTTGTTGTAAAGAACATCGTTTTGAAATTGTAGACTAGACTCAAAAAGAATCTTAGTTCACTACAATTGATGCTCTGATACCaggtctgtcaca
Above is a window of Helianthus annuus cultivar XRQ/B chromosome 14, HanXRQr2.0-SUNRISE, whole genome shotgun sequence DNA encoding:
- the LOC110906390 gene encoding vegetative cell wall protein gp1-like is translated as MPDEHLPPYPSFGSFATPVTSTVSSYFDPYAAGPSHTAPNLHAYPPLGMSPHDPYYPSHMPLSTTEFRLTFVEIQLGIVFRHLHELSAQQSASGAPASAAPSSSPLPPLPTSSPPPPPPLPSSPPRPSPPAPLFPSHHALPPSIEGHVSALEEDMAYVRGVIDASTPPRPPPL